In one window of Henckelia pumila isolate YLH828 chromosome 1, ASM3356847v2, whole genome shotgun sequence DNA:
- the LOC140875539 gene encoding F-box/LRR-repeat protein 17, with amino-acid sequence MRSHLPHPATPISDAVLAVKRGKKRGNYSCGRCGMPKKGHSCQLPRNEDEVLSVCTPGADASSTSASAVVSSKLDDSSPLSMVRSLPPPMRRRALSFDDVSVAVSAEESETEWVDDPDPNACGFLPMSCLWEVLRRLPPLGLMSAAGVCKGWRDTTRRIWRGTEELRLGVPAKAQIGFLGSVMQKCSGLLKLTLRIESDFDATMLACIAFSCPNLQSMQIFTADNSVNRISGEELSRFIADKRCITSLKMEGCSNLGSFVFFSNTLSILWLSDLHSLSKTAFNLPNLKEISLGFSQQENDNTDLTAVMDALGRSCPKLQNIHMASVRLSHAAVLALTAANLRGLRMLSLLLGSAITDGSVASICSSYPNLELLDLSGSSITDSGIGMICNVFPETLSKLLLALCPNITSSGIQFAAAQLPRLELLDCGMTICDPSSQNCTDEEDYDSRLHETPNSKLHLVYQKLIIKHNRLKKLSLWGCSGLDALYLNCPHLKDLNLNSCRNLHPERLLLQCPDLESVHASDCQDLLVKTIENQVNNSFPATEKHFPSKRMPDGSKRVQVPYFYSPQHSDDDKERRRGVKRPCLVVAS; translated from the exons ATGCGCTCCCACCTTCCCCATCCCGCCACCCCCATCTCCGACGCTGTTCTTGCCGTTAAACGTGGCAAGAAACGTGGGAATTATAGCTGCGGTCGGTGCGGGATGCCCAAGAAGGGACACTCGTGTCAGCTGCCCAGAAACGAGGATGAAGTCCTCTCTGTTTGCACTCCGGGCGCTGATGCGTCTTCCACCTCCGCCTCTGCGGTGGTGTCTTCGAAACTGGACGACAGTTCTCCTCTGTCCATGGTCCGGTCGCTGCCTCCGCCGATGCGTCGCCGGGCTCTGTCGTTTGACGATGTTAGTGTAGCTGTGTCGGCTGAGGAGTCGGAGACGGAGTGGGTTGATGATCCGGATCCAAACGCTTGTGGGTTTTTGCCTATGAGTTGTTTGTGGGAGGTGCTGCGGAGGTTGCCGCCGTTGGGGTTGATGTCTGCGGCGGGGGTGTGTAAGGGGTGGAGGGATACTACTCGGAGGATTTGGAGGGGGACGGAGGAGCTACGACTTGGGGTTCCGGCGAAAGCCCAGATAGGATTTCTTGGATCCGTGATGCAGAAATGCAGTGGACTCTTGAAACTTACTCTTAGAATCGAAAG TGATTTTGATGCAACAATGCTGGCGTGCATTGCCTTCTCATGTCCTAACTTGCAGTCGATGCAGATTTTCACAGCTGATAACTCTGTCAATCGGATCTCTGG GGAGGAATTAAGTCGATTTATTGCTGATAAAAGATGCATCACCAGTCTCAAGATGGAAGGGTGCAGTAATCTTGGGAGCTTTGTATTTTTTTCAAACACTTTATCTATTCTTTGGCTCTCAGATCTTCACTCGCTGTCAAAGACG GCCTTCAATTTACCAAATTTGAAGGAGATATCTCTGGGCTTCTCCCAACAAGAAAACGATAACACAGATCTCACAGCCGTTATGGATGCTCTTGGAAGAAGCTGCCCAAAGCTGCAAAACATCCACATGGCTTCAGTCCGGCTTTCACATGCTGCCGTGCTAGCTCTAACAGCTGCGAATTTGAG GGGATTGCGGATGCTGTCTCTCTTACTTGGATCAGCGATAACTGATGGATCGGTAGCATCAATTTGTTCAAGCTACCCAAATCTCGAATTGCTTGATCTGAGTGG GTCGAGCATCACCGACAGTGGCATTGGAATGATTTGCAATGTCTTTCCTGAAACATTGTCGAAACTTCTACTTGCTCTTTGTCCCAACATCACTTCAA GTGGGATTCAATTTGCTGCTGCTCAATTGCCCCGTCTGGAACTCTTGGACTGTGGAATGACAATATGTGATCCCAGTTCGCAAAACTGTACTGATGAAGAGGATTATGACTCCAGGTTACATGAAACACCCAACAGCAAGCTGCATCTTGTATACCAGAAGTTAATTATCAAACATAATCGGTTGAAGAAGTTAAGCTTATGGGGTTGTTCTGGATTGGAT GCCTTGTATTTGAACTGTCCTCATCTTAAAGATTTGAACCTCAATTCTTGTAGAAACCTACATCCAG AGAGATTGCTACTTCAATGCCCTGATTTAGAAAGTGTTCATGCATCTGATTGCCAAGATTTGCTGGTCAAAACAATTGAAAATCAG GTCAACAATAGCTTTCCTGCTACAGAAAAACATTTCCCATCCAAACGAATGCCCGATGGTTCGAAACGAGTACAAGTCCCATATTTTTACAGCCCTCAG CATTCTGATGACGACAAGGAACGAAGAAGGGGCGTAAAACGCCCGTGTCTAGTGGTTGCAAGTTAG